A single region of the Bacteroides luhongzhouii genome encodes:
- a CDS encoding CvpA family protein: MATIDIIILIVIGAGAVVGFVKGFIRQLASILGLIVGLLAAKALYASLAEKLCPTVTDSMTVAQVLAFIMIWIAVPLIFVLIASLLTKAMQAISLNWLNRWLGSGLGALKFLLLTSVVIGAIEFVDSDNKLISATKKEESLLYYPMETFAGIFFPAAKNMTQQYILENKDKDATRRTQ; the protein is encoded by the coding sequence GTGGCAACGATTGATATCATTATCCTTATTGTAATAGGCGCCGGAGCGGTGGTAGGCTTTGTAAAAGGCTTTATCCGCCAGTTGGCTTCTATTTTGGGGTTAATAGTCGGGCTGCTGGCGGCGAAAGCTTTGTATGCCTCTTTGGCGGAAAAACTTTGCCCGACAGTGACGGATTCGATGACAGTTGCGCAAGTGTTGGCTTTTATCATGATCTGGATTGCCGTACCGTTGATCTTTGTATTGATAGCTTCGTTATTGACAAAAGCAATGCAGGCAATCTCGCTGAACTGGCTGAACCGCTGGTTAGGAAGTGGACTGGGAGCACTTAAGTTTCTGTTGTTAACGAGTGTAGTGATCGGTGCGATAGAGTTTGTGGACAGCGATAATAAGTTAATTAGTGCAACAAAAAAGGAAGAATCTTTGTTATATTATCCGATGGAAACGTTTGCGGGGATCTTTTTCCCTGCTGCGAAGAATATGACGCAACAATATATATTAGAGAATAAAGATAAAGATGCAACAAGAAGAACCCAATAA
- the argB gene encoding acetylglutamate kinase — MRGKLTVIKVGGKIVEEEATLRQLLNDFAAIDGHKVLVHGGGRSATKIAAQLGIESKMVNGRRITDAETLKVVTMVYGGLVNKSIVAGLQARGVNALGLTGADMNVIRSVKRPVKEVDYGFVGDVEQVDATLLSDLIHKGVVPVMAPLTHDGHGNMLNTNADTIAGETAKALSALFDVTLVYCFEKKGVLRDENDDDSVIPQITRAEFEQYVADGVIQGGMIPKLENSFEAINAGVSEVVITLASAINDSGGTKIKK; from the coding sequence ATGAGAGGAAAACTAACAGTAATTAAGGTGGGTGGCAAAATCGTAGAAGAGGAAGCCACCCTTCGTCAGTTGTTAAATGACTTTGCCGCTATCGACGGACATAAAGTGTTGGTTCATGGCGGCGGTCGTTCGGCAACAAAGATTGCCGCACAACTGGGTATTGAAAGCAAAATGGTAAATGGTCGTCGGATTACCGATGCCGAAACGTTGAAAGTCGTAACGATGGTGTACGGCGGACTGGTGAATAAAAGCATTGTGGCAGGTCTGCAAGCACGCGGAGTCAATGCGCTCGGATTGACCGGAGCGGATATGAATGTAATCCGTTCGGTGAAACGTCCGGTGAAGGAAGTAGACTACGGTTTCGTGGGGGATGTGGAACAGGTGGACGCAACTTTGTTGTCGGATTTGATACATAAAGGTGTTGTTCCGGTAATGGCTCCATTGACGCACGACGGACACGGTAATATGCTGAATACGAATGCAGATACCATTGCCGGGGAAACAGCGAAGGCGTTGTCGGCTCTGTTTGATGTGACATTGGTGTATTGCTTCGAGAAGAAAGGCGTGTTGCGTGACGAGAATGATGACGACAGTGTGATTCCTCAAATCACCCGTGCCGAATTTGAACAATATGTAGCTGATGGCGTTATTCAAGGAGGTATGATTCCCAAATTGGAGAATTCTTTTGAAGCAATAAATGCAGGAGTCTCTGAAGTGGTAATCACCTTAGCGTCAGCGATTAACGACTCTGGAGGAACGAAAATAAAAAAATAA
- a CDS encoding RNA polymerase sigma factor — translation MQEISFRNDILPLKDKLFRLALRITLDRAEAEDVVQDTMIRVWNKRDEWSQFESVEAYCLTVAKNLAIDRSQKKEAQNVELTPEMEEEPDANSPYDQMIHDERMNIINRLVNELPEKQRLIMQLRDIEGESYKKIASLLNLTEEQVKVNLFRARQKVKQRYLEIDEYGL, via the coding sequence ATGCAAGAAATCAGCTTCCGAAACGATATTTTGCCGTTGAAGGATAAACTCTTTCGATTGGCTCTCAGAATCACCCTGGATAGGGCCGAAGCCGAGGATGTCGTTCAGGACACCATGATAAGAGTGTGGAACAAGCGTGATGAGTGGTCTCAATTTGAATCGGTCGAAGCCTATTGCCTGACAGTGGCAAAGAACCTGGCGATAGACCGGAGTCAAAAGAAAGAAGCTCAAAACGTGGAACTCACCCCCGAAATGGAGGAAGAACCTGATGCAAACAGTCCGTATGACCAGATGATTCATGATGAAAGAATGAACATCATTAATAGACTGGTAAACGAACTTCCCGAAAAACAGCGGCTTATCATGCAACTGAGGGACATTGAAGGTGAAAGCTATAAAAAAATTGCAAGCTTGCTGAATCTGACAGAGGAACAAGTAAAGGTGAACCTCTTCAGAGCCAGACAAAAAGTAAAACAAAGGTATTTAGAAATTGACGAATATGGATTATAA
- a CDS encoding head GIN domain-containing protein: MKTSLLLVLVTGMFLVLTAGSCLRGKHIVGSKNYISKEVKADHFNEIKLVGSANISYWQDTCSHVEIHGSDNIIPLIETYVEGSTFIIKFKKNVTIWKGKLEIKVFAPELNKLSVNGSGNIRLINGIQTSKDIEFHINGSGNIQGEGFNCQKMAVSINGSGDVRLQQIESQECQASISGSGNINLNGKAIQASYSIAGSGNIQAADLQAENTDASISGSGNISCYASQKLVARVKGSGDIAYKGDPQEVDAPRKNIRQIK, translated from the coding sequence ATGAAAACAAGTTTATTGCTCGTATTAGTCACGGGAATGTTTCTAGTACTTACTGCCGGCTCTTGCTTGCGGGGAAAACACATCGTAGGTAGTAAGAATTACATCTCCAAAGAAGTGAAAGCCGACCACTTCAATGAAATCAAACTAGTGGGAAGTGCCAACATCAGTTATTGGCAAGACACATGCAGCCATGTCGAAATTCATGGTTCCGACAACATCATACCACTTATAGAAACGTATGTGGAGGGTAGTACATTCATTATAAAATTCAAGAAGAATGTCACTATCTGGAAAGGAAAACTGGAAATAAAAGTTTTTGCTCCGGAGCTGAATAAGCTGTCGGTCAACGGTTCAGGAAATATAAGATTAATCAATGGGATACAAACCTCTAAAGATATTGAATTCCACATCAACGGTTCGGGCAACATTCAGGGAGAAGGATTCAATTGCCAAAAAATGGCCGTTTCAATTAATGGTTCGGGAGATGTAAGACTACAACAAATAGAGAGTCAGGAATGTCAGGCAAGTATTTCCGGTTCGGGCAATATCAATCTGAACGGCAAAGCCATTCAAGCGAGCTATTCTATTGCCGGATCAGGAAATATTCAGGCCGCCGATTTGCAAGCAGAAAACACAGACGCAAGCATTAGCGGCTCCGGCAACATCAGTTGCTATGCCAGTCAGAAGCTGGTTGCCCGCGTCAAAGGAAGCGGTGATATTGCCTATAAAGGAGATCCTCAAGAAGTGGATGCTCCAAGAAAAAATATACGGCAGATCAAATAA
- a CDS encoding SprT family zinc-dependent metalloprotease: protein MDKIIEDDELGRLVIRVNSRARSLVFRTKSDAVYVSVPPGTTLKEVKQAIENLRGKLLASQQKIARPLIDLNYKIDAEHFKLSLVSGEKDQFLANSRLGVMEIVCPPHADFTDEKLQSWLHKVIEELLRRNAKSILPSRLAFLSKQCGLPYSSVKINSSQGRWGSCSARKAINLSYYLVLLPSHLIDYVLLHELCHTREMNHSERFWALLNQFTEGKALALRGELRKYRTEI, encoded by the coding sequence ATGGATAAGATTATAGAAGATGATGAGTTAGGGCGTCTGGTGATACGCGTCAATTCACGTGCGAGAAGTCTTGTGTTTCGTACCAAGAGTGATGCTGTTTATGTTTCAGTTCCTCCCGGTACTACCCTGAAAGAAGTGAAACAGGCCATCGAGAATTTGCGTGGAAAACTTCTGGCCTCCCAGCAAAAAATCGCTCGTCCGTTGATTGATTTGAATTATAAGATTGATGCGGAGCATTTTAAACTATCTTTGGTGTCGGGCGAGAAAGATCAGTTTCTGGCTAATTCCCGGTTGGGTGTAATGGAGATCGTTTGTCCGCCTCATGCTGATTTTACAGATGAAAAACTGCAAAGCTGGTTGCATAAGGTTATTGAAGAATTATTGAGACGAAATGCCAAAAGTATTCTGCCTTCACGTCTGGCCTTCTTGTCCAAGCAATGCGGATTGCCCTATTCGAGTGTGAAAATAAACTCCAGTCAGGGCAGATGGGGGAGTTGTTCGGCTCGAAAAGCTATTAATTTATCCTATTACCTGGTTTTGCTGCCTTCTCATTTGATAGACTACGTGTTGTTGCACGAATTATGCCATACCCGCGAGATGAATCATAGCGAACGATTCTGGGCATTGCTGAATCAATTTACAGAAGGAAAAGCATTGGCCTTGCGGGGAGAATTGAGAAAGTACCGTACGGAAATATAA
- the speA gene encoding biosynthetic arginine decarboxylase: MRKWRIEDSEELYNITGWGTSYFGINDKGHVVVTPRKDGVSVDLKELVDELQLRDVAAPMLVRFPDILDNRIEKMSSCFKQAAEEYGYKAQNFIIYPIKVNQMRPVVEEIISHGKKFNLGLEAGSKPELHAVIAVNTDSDSLIVCNGYKDESYIELALLAQKMGKRIYLVVEKMNELKLIAKMAKQLNVQPNIGIRIKLASSGSGKWEESGGDASKFGLTSSELLEALDFLESKGLKDCLKLIHFHIGSQVTKIRRIKTALREASQFYVQLHSMGFNVEFVDIGGGLGVDYDGTRSSNSEGSVNYSIQEYVNDSISTLVDVSDKNGIPHPNIITESGRALTAHHSVLIFEVLETATLPEWDDEEEIAPDAHELVQELYSIWDSLNQNKMLEAWHDAQQIREEALDLFSHGIVDLKTRAQIERLYWSITREINQIAGGLKHAPDEFRGLSKLLADKYFCNFSLFQSLPDSWAIDQIFPIMPIQRLDEKPERSATLQDITCDSDGKIANFISTRNVSHYLPVHALKKTEPYYVAVFLVGAYQEILGDMHNLFGDTNAVHVSVNEKGYNIEQIIDGETVAEVLDYVQYNPKKLVRTLETWVTKSVKEGKISLEEGKEFLSNYRSGLYGYTYLE, encoded by the coding sequence ATGAGAAAGTGGCGTATTGAAGATTCTGAGGAACTCTACAACATCACAGGTTGGGGTACCTCGTACTTTGGTATTAATGACAAAGGTCATGTCGTTGTTACACCTCGTAAAGATGGAGTATCCGTTGATTTGAAAGAACTGGTCGACGAGTTACAATTGCGTGATGTGGCGGCTCCCATGCTGGTGCGTTTCCCGGATATTTTGGACAACCGTATTGAAAAGATGTCGTCCTGCTTTAAACAGGCAGCCGAGGAGTATGGTTATAAAGCCCAAAACTTTATTATTTATCCGATTAAAGTCAACCAGATGCGCCCTGTGGTGGAAGAAATTATCAGCCACGGAAAGAAGTTCAATCTTGGACTGGAAGCCGGTTCTAAACCGGAACTCCATGCGGTGATTGCGGTCAATACGGACTCTGACTCATTGATTGTTTGCAACGGATATAAAGACGAAAGTTATATTGAACTGGCTCTGCTTGCCCAAAAGATGGGTAAACGTATCTATCTCGTTGTGGAGAAGATGAACGAACTGAAGCTGATAGCCAAAATGGCAAAGCAGCTGAATGTGCAGCCTAACATCGGTATACGTATCAAACTCGCTTCTTCCGGTAGCGGAAAGTGGGAAGAGTCGGGAGGAGATGCCAGCAAGTTCGGCTTGACTTCCAGCGAACTTCTCGAAGCACTCGATTTCCTGGAGAGCAAAGGGTTGAAAGATTGTCTGAAGCTGATTCATTTCCATATCGGCAGTCAGGTGACGAAGATACGTCGTATCAAAACGGCTTTGCGTGAGGCTTCACAATTCTATGTGCAGCTCCATTCAATGGGCTTCAATGTGGAGTTTGTTGATATTGGCGGTGGACTGGGAGTGGATTATGACGGAACCCGTTCATCCAATAGCGAAGGTAGTGTAAACTATTCCATTCAGGAGTATGTAAACGACTCTATCTCTACGCTGGTAGACGTGAGCGATAAAAATGGCATCCCGCACCCGAATATCATAACGGAAAGTGGACGTGCATTGACGGCACACCATTCTGTTCTCATCTTTGAAGTTCTTGAAACAGCTACCTTGCCCGAATGGGATGACGAGGAGGAAATAGCTCCGGACGCACACGAATTGGTGCAGGAGTTATATAGTATCTGGGATTCGCTGAATCAGAATAAGATGTTGGAAGCATGGCACGATGCGCAGCAGATCAGGGAGGAAGCGCTGGACTTGTTCAGTCATGGAATCGTGGATCTGAAAACCCGTGCACAAATCGAGCGTCTGTATTGGTCTATTACACGTGAGATTAATCAGATTGCCGGCGGTTTGAAGCATGCGCCCGATGAATTCCGCGGACTGTCCAAACTGCTTGCAGATAAATATTTCTGTAACTTCTCGCTGTTTCAGTCACTTCCTGACTCTTGGGCGATTGACCAGATATTCCCGATCATGCCTATTCAGCGATTGGATGAGAAACCGGAGCGTTCGGCTACTTTACAGGATATTACCTGCGACTCGGACGGCAAAATTGCCAACTTTATCTCTACCCGTAACGTGTCTCATTATCTGCCTGTACATGCACTGAAGAAAACAGAACCTTATTATGTGGCTGTGTTCCTGGTAGGGGCTTATCAGGAGATTTTGGGAGATATGCATAATTTATTCGGTGATACGAACGCCGTGCATGTTTCGGTGAACGAGAAAGGATATAATATCGAACAGATTATCGACGGAGAAACGGTAGCGGAGGTATTGGACTATGTGCAGTATAATCCGAAGAAACTGGTACGTACACTCGAAACTTGGGTGACGAAATCAGTGAAAGAAGGAAAGATCTCTTTGGAAGAAGGAAAAGAATTCCTTTCCAATTATCGTTCAGGGCTTTACGGATATACTTATTTGGAATAA
- the nusA gene encoding transcription termination factor NusA: MAKKEETISLIDTFSEFKELKNIDRTTMVSVLEESFRSVIAKMFGTDENYDVIVNPDKGDFEIWRNREVVADEDLTNPNMQISLSEAQKIDASYEVGEEVTDEVIFAKFGRRAILNLRQTLASKILELEKDSIYNKYIDKVGTIINAEVYQIWKKEMLLLDDEGNELLLPKTEQIPSDFYRKGETARAVVARVDNKNNNPKIILSRTSPVFLQRLFEMEVPEINDGLITIKKIARIPGERAKIAVESYDDRIDPVGACVGVKGSRIHGIVRELRNENIDVINYTSNISLFIQRALSPAKISSIRLNEEEKKAEVFLKPEEVSLAIGKGGLNIKLASMLTEYTIDVFRELDENVADEDIYLDEFRDEIDGWVIDAIKAIGIDTAKAVLNAPREMLIEKTDLEEETVDEVIRILKSEFEEESDSIES, translated from the coding sequence ATGGCCAAAAAAGAAGAAACAATCAGCTTGATTGATACATTTTCGGAATTTAAGGAACTGAAGAATATCGATAGAACGACGATGGTTAGCGTACTTGAAGAGTCGTTCCGTAGCGTAATCGCGAAAATGTTTGGCACCGATGAAAATTACGACGTGATCGTGAACCCGGACAAGGGGGACTTCGAGATATGGCGTAACCGTGAAGTTGTGGCCGATGAAGATTTGACTAACCCGAATATGCAGATTTCGTTGAGCGAAGCGCAAAAAATCGATGCTTCTTACGAAGTAGGCGAAGAGGTGACTGACGAAGTGATCTTTGCCAAGTTCGGACGTCGTGCTATCCTGAATCTCCGCCAGACATTGGCTTCCAAGATTCTGGAACTCGAAAAAGACAGTATTTATAATAAATATATAGATAAGGTAGGTACTATCATCAACGCAGAAGTGTATCAGATCTGGAAGAAAGAGATGTTGCTCTTAGATGATGAAGGAAACGAGTTGCTGTTGCCTAAGACCGAACAAATCCCAAGTGATTTCTATCGCAAAGGTGAAACGGCCCGTGCAGTGGTTGCCCGCGTGGATAACAAGAATAATAATCCTAAGATTATCTTGTCACGTACTTCTCCCGTTTTCCTGCAACGCTTGTTCGAGATGGAAGTACCCGAAATTAATGATGGTTTGATTACCATCAAGAAGATTGCCCGTATCCCTGGCGAACGTGCCAAGATTGCGGTAGAATCTTACGATGACAGAATCGACCCTGTAGGAGCCTGTGTAGGTGTAAAGGGAAGTCGTATTCATGGCATTGTTCGTGAACTTCGCAATGAGAACATCGACGTAATCAATTACACATCGAACATCTCATTGTTTATACAGCGCGCTTTAAGCCCGGCAAAGATTTCTTCTATCCGTCTAAATGAGGAAGAGAAGAAAGCAGAGGTTTTCCTCAAACCGGAAGAAGTTTCGCTGGCTATCGGTAAAGGCGGTTTGAACATCAAACTGGCCAGTATGTTAACTGAGTACACTATCGACGTGTTCCGTGAGTTGGATGAGAATGTAGCTGACGAAGATATCTATCTCGACGAGTTCAGAGACGAAATCGACGGATGGGTGATCGACGCCATCAAGGCTATCGGCATCGATACAGCGAAGGCTGTGTTGAATGCTCCTCGTGAGATGTTGATTGAAAAGACGGACTTGGAAGAAGAGACAGTGGACGAGGTAATACGCATTTTGAAATCGGAGTTTGAAGAAGAAAGTGATTCAATTGAAAGTTGA
- the rimP gene encoding ribosome assembly cofactor RimP translates to MIEKKTVCQIVEEWLEGKDYFLVEITVSPDDKIVVEIDHAEGVWIEDCVELSRYIESKLNREEEDYELEVGSAGIGQPFKVLQQYYIHIGQEVEVLTKDGRKLAGILKDADEEKFTVAVQKKVKLEGAKRPKLVEEDETFTYEQIKYTKYLISFK, encoded by the coding sequence ATGATAGAAAAGAAAACTGTTTGTCAGATTGTAGAAGAGTGGCTGGAAGGAAAAGACTACTTTTTAGTAGAAATAACCGTGAGCCCGGATGACAAAATTGTGGTCGAAATAGACCATGCAGAAGGTGTTTGGATTGAAGATTGTGTGGAGCTTAGCCGCTACATAGAGTCGAAACTGAACCGTGAAGAGGAAGATTATGAACTGGAAGTTGGGTCGGCCGGTATCGGACAGCCCTTTAAAGTACTGCAACAGTATTATATCCACATCGGACAAGAGGTGGAGGTATTGACTAAAGACGGACGCAAACTGGCCGGTATACTGAAAGATGCCGATGAAGAGAAGTTTACGGTAGCCGTACAAAAGAAAGTAAAACTCGAAGGAGCAAAGCGTCCGAAACTGGTAGAAGAGGACGAGACCTTCACTTATGAGCAAATAAAATATACTAAATACTTAATTAGCTTTAAATAG
- the infB gene encoding translation initiation factor IF-2: MTIRLNKVTRDLNVGIATVVEFLQKKGHTVEANPNTKISEEQYAILVKEFSTDKNLRLESERFIQERQNKERNKASVSIEGFEKQPEKPKSEDVIKTVVPEDARPKFKPVGKIDLDKINGRKPEKVEKEPEQKQEESVVERPVVKPEVKKESEKREPEVKKEEVVTPPVSVVEPTPVVVEPVVVPEPVVETKPVEVEKVVEEVKKEEPKVVETVPVKAEEHKEEKKVETAQAEVTPVAEKAPEDDGVFKIRQPELGAKINVIGQIDLAALNQSTRPKKKSKEEKRREREEKEKIRQDQKKLMKEAIIKEIRKDDSKVVKNGPKESADAAKKKRNRINKEKVDVNNVATSNFAAPRPNIQGKGGNGNNNGQGNGQGNNNRRNNNNNKDRFKKPVIKQEVSEEDVAKQVKETLARLTTKGKNKTSKYRKEKREMASNRMQELEDQEMADSKVLKLTEFVTANELATMMDVSVNQVIATCMSIGIMVSINQRLDAETINLVAEEFGFKTEYVSAEVAQAIVEEEDAPEDLQPRAPIVTVMGHVDHGKTSLLDYIRKANVIAGEAGGITQHIGAYNVKLEDGRRITFLDTPGHEAFTAMRARGAKVTDIAIIIVAADDNVMPQTKEAINHAMAAGVPIVFAINKVDKPTANPDKIKEELAAMNYLVEEWGGKYQSQDISAKKGMGVEDLLEKVLLEAEMLDLKANPDRNATGSIIESSLDKGRGYVATVLVSNGTLKVGDIILAGTSYGRVKAMFNERNQRIKEAGPSEPALVLGLNGAPAAGDTFHVVESDQEAREITNKREQLAREQGLRTQKILTLDELGRRIALGNFQELNIIVKGDVDGSVEALSDSLIKLSTEQIQVNVIHKGVGAISESDVSLAAASDAIIVGFQVRPSGAAAKMAEQEGVDIRKYSVIYDAIEEVKAAMEGMLAPELKEQITATIEIREVFNITKVGLVAGAMVKTGKVKRSDKARLIRDGIVIFTGNINALKRFKDDVKEVGTNFECGISLVNCNDMKVGDMIETFEEIEVKQTL, translated from the coding sequence ATGACGATAAGGTTAAACAAAGTTACAAGAGATTTGAACGTAGGAATCGCGACGGTAGTTGAGTTCCTGCAAAAGAAAGGGCATACCGTAGAGGCTAATCCTAATACAAAAATTAGCGAGGAGCAATACGCTATACTCGTAAAGGAGTTTAGTACAGATAAGAACCTTAGACTTGAATCGGAGCGTTTCATACAGGAACGTCAGAATAAGGAACGTAATAAGGCGTCTGTTTCGATTGAAGGCTTCGAAAAGCAGCCGGAGAAACCGAAGTCGGAAGATGTGATTAAGACAGTCGTACCTGAGGATGCACGTCCGAAGTTTAAACCTGTCGGAAAAATTGATTTGGATAAAATAAACGGTCGTAAACCTGAAAAGGTGGAGAAAGAGCCGGAACAGAAACAAGAAGAATCTGTTGTAGAACGGCCTGTCGTTAAACCCGAAGTGAAAAAGGAGTCCGAGAAGAGAGAACCCGAGGTGAAGAAAGAAGAGGTGGTGACACCTCCTGTTTCTGTAGTAGAGCCTACTCCAGTGGTAGTTGAGCCCGTAGTAGTGCCGGAACCTGTAGTGGAGACGAAGCCGGTAGAAGTTGAAAAAGTAGTGGAAGAAGTGAAAAAAGAAGAGCCGAAGGTAGTAGAAACTGTACCTGTGAAGGCGGAAGAACATAAAGAAGAAAAAAAGGTGGAAACTGCACAGGCTGAAGTAACCCCGGTAGCAGAAAAGGCTCCGGAGGATGATGGTGTTTTCAAAATCCGTCAACCGGAATTAGGCGCGAAGATCAATGTGATCGGTCAGATCGACTTGGCTGCATTGAACCAGTCTACTCGTCCGAAGAAGAAATCGAAGGAAGAGAAGCGTCGCGAACGTGAAGAGAAAGAGAAAATCCGTCAGGATCAGAAGAAATTGATGAAGGAAGCCATCATCAAAGAAATCCGTAAGGATGATTCTAAAGTGGTGAAGAACGGTCCGAAAGAAAGTGCGGATGCTGCTAAGAAAAAACGTAACCGTATCAATAAAGAAAAGGTAGACGTTAATAACGTTGCGACTTCTAACTTTGCTGCGCCGAGACCTAATATACAAGGTAAAGGCGGTAATGGCAATAACAACGGTCAGGGCAACGGACAAGGAAATAATAACAGAAGAAATAACAACAATAATAAGGATCGCTTCAAGAAGCCGGTTATCAAACAGGAAGTGAGCGAGGAAGACGTAGCAAAACAGGTAAAAGAAACTCTTGCACGTCTGACAACCAAAGGTAAGAACAAGACGTCCAAATACCGTAAAGAAAAACGTGAAATGGCTTCCAACCGTATGCAGGAACTGGAAGATCAGGAAATGGCAGACAGCAAGGTATTGAAGCTGACCGAGTTCGTTACGGCTAACGAATTGGCAACGATGATGGATGTATCTGTTAATCAGGTTATCGCTACTTGTATGAGCATTGGTATCATGGTTTCCATCAACCAACGTCTGGATGCGGAAACAATCAATCTGGTGGCAGAAGAGTTCGGATTCAAAACAGAATATGTAAGTGCGGAAGTGGCACAAGCTATCGTTGAAGAAGAAGATGCTCCGGAAGATTTGCAGCCGCGCGCTCCGATTGTTACAGTGATGGGACACGTTGACCACGGTAAGACATCTTTGCTCGACTATATCCGTAAGGCGAACGTAATTGCCGGTGAAGCCGGAGGTATTACACAGCATATCGGTGCATATAACGTGAAACTGGAAGACGGTCGCCGTATTACGTTCCTTGATACTCCGGGGCACGAAGCGTTTACCGCTATGCGTGCACGTGGTGCGAAAGTAACGGATATTGCTATCATTATTGTGGCTGCCGATGATAACGTGATGCCGCAGACGAAAGAAGCAATCAATCACGCGATGGCTGCCGGTGTACCTATTGTATTTGCAATCAATAAGGTAGATAAACCGACTGCGAATCCGGATAAGATTAAAGAAGAACTGGCTGCAATGAATTACCTTGTTGAAGAATGGGGTGGTAAATATCAGTCACAAGATATCTCTGCCAAGAAGGGAATGGGTGTGGAAGATTTGCTGGAAAAAGTATTGCTTGAAGCAGAAATGCTCGACTTGAAAGCAAATCCGGACCGTAATGCTACGGGGTCTATCATCGAATCTTCTTTGGATAAGGGACGTGGATATGTAGCTACTGTATTGGTATCTAACGGTACTCTGAAAGTGGGAGATATCATACTGGCAGGAACTAGCTACGGACGTGTGAAGGCTATGTTCAACGAACGTAACCAACGCATCAAGGAAGCAGGACCTTCTGAACCGGCTCTGGTATTGGGATTGAACGGTGCACCTGCTGCTGGTGATACATTCCATGTCGTTGAAAGCGATCAGGAAGCTCGTGAAATCACTAACAAACGTGAACAGTTGGCTCGTGAACAAGGCTTGCGTACGCAGAAGATCCTTACGTTGGATGAGTTGGGCCGTCGTATTGCTTTGGGTAACTTCCAGGAATTGAACATCATTGTTAAGGGTGATGTGGACGGTTCTGTTGAGGCATTGAGCGACTCGTTGATCAAGTTGTCTACGGAACAAATTCAGGTAAATGTCATCCATAAGGGTGTGGGAGCAATCTCCGAGTCGGATGTATCTCTGGCTGCCGCTTCGGATGCGATTATTGTCGGATTCCAGGTACGTCCTTCGGGTGCTGCCGCTAAGATGGCTGAACAGGAAGGTGTCGATATCCGTAAGTACTCTGTCATCTACGATGCAATCGAAGAGGTGAAGGCGGCTATGGAAGGTATGTTGGCTCCGGAACTGAAGGAACAGATCACGGCAACTATCGAAATCCGCGAAGTATTCAACATCACGAAGGTGGGTTTGGTAGCCGGCGCAATGGTGAAGACCGGAAAGGTGAAACGAAGCGACAAGGCTCGTTTGATCCGCGATGGTATCGTAATCTTTACCGGAAACATCAACGCGTTGAAACGCTTCAAGGACGATGTGAAGGAAGTGGGTACAAACTTCGAATGTGGTATCAGTCTGGTGAACTGCAACGACATGAAGGTAGGCGATATGATCGAGACATTCGAAGAAATAGAAGTGAAACAGACGCTATAA